In Mytilus trossulus isolate FHL-02 chromosome 10, PNRI_Mtr1.1.1.hap1, whole genome shotgun sequence, the DNA window atttcatagatttctatttacttaaactaaagtcaTAGTGCGAATACCAAGAAAAtggttaaattttatagatttttatcgACTTATAACTGTAAAGATGGACAtacacataaaatatttccatacaccaaatatagttgatctattgcatatagtattagaaaaaaaaacctcaccTCGAAACTTAACTTCGATCacatgacacctgccagctagacgtACACCTTGAATTATTCAacaccaaatatcaaatgtGTACACATAATAGTCCTTCCATACTAGACCTATTACTTAGTATCCGAAATACGGCCTTCACTACCAAAACTTGACCTTGTTCAGattcatgaaatgaggtcgatgTCCGGTGAAACTGTCGTACGCACATTCCAAATAAAGTTGGCTCATTAATATTACTTAaaagagaaattaacattaccttttttttcaagtagttgccgaaccatgaaaatgaggtcgaagACAATAAACATGCGACAGATTGAAACTTCATAAAATGAGGTACTCGggtaaaatataaagcttacaAGAAGCTAGCTAACACTGCTGCAGGATTACcacgagctttctgcaacacaAGTCGCAggctcttgtggacagttgtcttgTTCGCAAtcatacatctttttttttatatatacaaacgaTCAAAACTCATTCACCGAGCCATAAAAATTAGCTCAAGTTCAGACTACACTATATACTAGAACTATTGCTTTCAATATCCAAGATATGGAGTTGACCACGAAACATGAACTGATCAATGAAATGTGGGAAAGATCAATTTTAAACTGTCTGGTGGGTACAAGGACCTTGCATGATtcacacataccaaatataggcTCTACTACAAGTATGCTggatttataattaaataacaaaagcaACATCTGTTGTATTTTTAAGGTCTTAATCCATAGCATTCTGCAGCATCAACTTTgcaatgtttgaaattttgttaacaaaatatatacactTACGAAAGTCCAtgttaattaatttgaaaagCTCACTAGAGCTGGCGTTAATGTGGTTTATTCAATGACTTATGTATGAAATGCTGCTTCTTCTCTACAACATGTGCATAGTATTAATGAAGTCGCTCAATAATCCTTTAATCAAGATCTGGAGATGGCACGTCAGCAACTGCTAGTAGTCGCCATAGTCGGTTTCTTTTGATGCCTATTGTGATATTGGACTGAACATCTTGTGAAATAAGTTTTACTGAGCATTTGCTTATTCTACATTAGTAAGAGGTAAAAGGAGATGGTAGAGATCTCACAAAAGAataatttttgcacctgtcccaaatTAAGTGGGACATTTAGAACATATTTTGTTCAGATGCCAGGTGAAGCACACCTCTAGGTGCAGGATTTTCTAAGTGTTCCATAGGTGGCCTTCAGCAGTTATCTCTCCATTGGTTTGCTTGTCAGACACATTCCcttttccattctaaatttgattttgttgaGCAGACTAAGGGACTTCCAAGTCAAAATTGTATGACAAGGTCGAGTCTTTTGTGCAAACAGATCTGGTGAAGCAACAGCAAGACTTTGCTCTGAATATGTCAAGTCATTGAACATCAACCAcgctttaaaagaaaaaattgaGACAATCTCATCAAAAATAATGTTGTATTACTACATTTTCATAGCATGTTGTACTGCTCATCAACAATGTTTTTAACatcaaatttatatgaaataagaCCAGACAACAGAAACATGTCGAGAGcattttaattatcaaaacatCTCAACAGTTAGATTAGTCCATGATTCTTCTTAGTAAATTCTCTGAGAAGGTGTCATGGTTCCCTTGATGTAAAGGGCTCGGACGTTCTGCCAGTTCTTCTTAAGGAGAGATACCAAGAAATTGATGGACAGAGAAATATTTGAATAGAGTTCATCTGGGGTCATGTTGACATGTCCTACACATACAGCCAGACAGAGtacctgaaaaataaaagttaagtAAATACAAGTTGCAACATTATAGAATTGTTATTTTTTGCCTATACACTATGTTTGTAAATAATAGTGTTTCTTCATTTTCTATAGGAAATTAAAGTATATTGTTTGCTTTTGTCCTACAAAAGTAAATATGTAGTTCCAATTGAAATTAATCAATAGTTCTGATTTATTTAATACAAGTGCAGAAACTTAAATTTCTCAATTATTCCATTTATAAAGGGACActatacagtgacctatagttgttaatgtccgTGTcgttttagtctcttgtggacagttgtctcattggcaatcataccacatcttttttatacaacTCTTGAAAATTGATCTCTATTTGGCATTAATAAGTATGCTTTagatttcacaattttttggTTGTTGCACGGTAAAGTTTGAGAACAGAAACTTATTAAGGACATACAGATGTACAAAGGTGAAATGTAATACAAATGTCTACGTGTTATGTTCACtggcaatatgcattttttttcattttttaggaAATTCAGGGATTAAAATAATCTGATCGCAAATTGTACCAAatctttattcttattttaacaacaaacccacctttttcaactgaaactTGATAGTTGCTTTCTGTTCCTCACACTTTGTGACCAAAGATTCATTATGAGAGACTTGGATGGGAAACTTTCCTGCTTTGTTTAATCCAGGACCCAACAACCTTGGGATGGTCTTGATGATGGAGTCAGAAGCCAGGAAACCATCGTATCTCTTAGCTACAAAACAAATTAGAGAGTTTTATACTTTGGTAGATATTATCAATTGTGAATAACTTGTCGATGCTTTAGTACTTGTTTAAAACTTTCTTTAGGAGTGTGTACTTGGTGAATAATCAGCAAATCACTTGGGTATTGTacatatttgaaaagaaaaaaacccattgtCAGCTTCATGTGCAAGCCTCAAGGGCTGAGGACAAAgcagaaccagatgctccgcagggcgtagctttatacgaccgcagaggttgaaccctgaacagttggggcaagtatggacacaacattcaagctggattccgctctaaatttggattgtgattaaatagttgacacagcataggtttctgacacagaatgaatgtattcaaatgaacttaaattttttgttttctcttagagcaattcactatgctgttgaatattaatcctctcaaaaaaatgtttgaagaaattttctttttatttatgaaatttcaaatgagaaaaatttgaacccaattttttaatcacatccccctctcccttattccaaaactaatttcaattaaaatattctaatggagtttgcaacaattacaactcatttaaatacatcataaaatattatgatgtaaaaaaactgcttgttatcactgaatggtaaagattatttaaatttatcagttggtagtaaaaagtgaatatacattgtatattgtatataacaaagatttaagttgattctggacaaagaaagataactccaattaaaaaaaaatcttgcagatatttcttgcttactatactggacaaagaaagataactcttaattaaaaaaaaatttgctatttcacaatattgtgaaattagatatttcttgccattgcacaatactgtgcaattgaaaagacttgctattgaacaatacttaatataataattttagatcctgatttggaccaacttgaaaactgggcccataatcaaaaatctaagtacatgtttagattcagcatatcaaagaggcccaagaatttgatttttgttaaaatcaaacttagtttaattttggaccctttgcactttaatttagaccaattttaaaactggaccaaaaattaagaatctacatacacagttagatttggcatatcaaagaaccccaattattcaatttttgatgaattcaaacaatgttcaattttggacctcgatttgggccaacttgaaaactgggccaataatcaaaaatctaagtacatttttagattcagcatatcaaagaaccccaaggtttcaatttttgttaaaatcaaactaagtttaattttggaccctttggaccttaatgtagaccaatttgaaaacggaccaaaaattaagaatctacatacacagttagattcggcatattaaagaaccccaattattcaattttcatgaaatcaaacaaagtttaattttggaccctttgggcccctttttccttaactgttgggacccaaactcccaaaatcaataccaaccttccttttatagtcataaaccttgtgtttaaatttcatagatttctatttacttatactaacgctatggtgcgaaaaaccaagaaaaatgcttgtttgggtccctttttggcccctaattcctaaactgttgggaccgaaactcccaaaatcaataccaaccttccttttgtggtcataaacattgtgtttaaatttcattgatttctatttactttaactaaagttattgtacgaaaaccaagaataatgcttatttgggcccttttttggcccctaattcctaaactgttgaaaccaaaactcccaaaatcaatcccaaccttgcttttgtggtcataaaccttgtgtcaaaatttcatagatttctattaacttaaactaaagttatagtgcgaaaaccaagaaaatgcttatttgggccctttttggcccctaattcctaaaatattgggaccaaaactcccaaaatcaataccagccttccttttatggtcataaaccttgtgttaaaatttcatagatttctattcacttttactaaagttagagtgcgaaaactaaaagtattcggacgacgacgacgacgacgacgacgacgacgacgccaacgtgatagcaatatacgacgaaaattttttctaaatttgcggtcgtataaaaatgggATCTGTAGTTGTTTGTTATTGCTACTTCAGTACATTCAGGAAAGAATAACTATTTGTAGActatattgaatattgaaatgaCACTTCCATGGTTGCAAATTctgcaataaattttaatagGCAATTATTTTAGTCGACTACATTTTCTTCATCCATTTTCCTGCAACTCAAATATGAACATCAATCCATGTCATAGTTTGTATTGCTGTTATGTTTGTTGAATAGATTTACAAGGTATATCCAGCATCTCCCTTTACAAgataaaattaacattaaaattttgcattcatATACAATATAAGCTATTTTATAAGTACCTAATTTTTTAACAAGCTTTTTGTCCTTGTTCAACTTTTTCAAGGAATCAGTATCCATACTGGGGAGATCATTAGCCTTAGCCTGATCACAATGCACTTGGTCACCCAAAATACAGATCTTCATCTTTGGTCTTGGAATGTGTTTTAGtctgtaaacatttataaattatgattcaacaataaatcaatataaacatgtaGAGTACACTGAATTTTCTAAAGAACATTGCTATTCTGCATTGTTACAATCCACACTTTCTAAACACAGAAACTTTAACATATTACTAAATAGAACATGGAATTATTGTATGAATCATATTTCTTGCTAGAATATAAACAGCCAACGTATTAAATTCCATACAACACAAAAACGAATTTACATTtccagttttttttaacatcatcaTGCTTGGTATTGGGACACTTTTTTGCATGTATGTTTTAGGAATGTTGTTTTTAACTTCTAGAATctactttttcaaatcaactcaTATGAAGTTCAAAATGATTGTGGGATAAACACCTAGCAAAATTTCATTTGGGTTTATATATTCCCTCATCTTTCAGAAACACAATTTGCAACATTACTGCTAACGAATTCTTACCACCAGCAGAACTGTTTCTGTTGAAGAATCACTGATCTCTGGCTTTACTTAACTTTCTGGTACCATCGTTTGTGCAAACAATGAATACCTTCCCAATTATTTTAAGACCCTGGGTGGAGGTCCGCTGGGAAGTTTCCCAGCTACCTATGCCAGGATGCCAACAACaccatcatttttttctttcatcagataattttgttacttttaaaatacgAGTTCAATTCAAATGTAAAACTACAAATagtctaaaaaatataaaattatttgtacattttctacattggccTTGTTCAtcattataaagaaattaaaacaaaaaagctgAACAGTGTTGTTGGCTTTTTTCAGAATTTCCTGGAAAGGTTATGTAAACCTACTTGACTGTGCCAGAGAAACGCTTGTCCTTTTGAGGATCATAATTCTTCAAAGCAATCTGGAGCTCAATAGACTGTGTAAATTTCCTCTTCTTGTCATTTGAATCTTTCAGGACAGTGGCAATGGCCTCGTACAAGTTGTCACGAGaaattttactgaaaaacaaaaagtaaagttCTAACTGATGATCAGGACTAACGAAACTGGTCTTGTAAAGAAAATTGGCAAATTGAAACAGAATTACAAATGAATAACATGCATACAAGGTATATAATCAGACTTGCAAGCTTTAGGTGACCGACACATTTAAAGAAAGTTTATTGACAATAACTGCCATCTCTTCAATCAAAGATGTCCGCTATACAACAGAACAGGTTATATAAGTTGTACAAATACATCCATGAGCATTGTTCTTTTGAAAGATGTAGCTATGCTTACATGTTACTGGTCAACAAGACAGACCAGCGGTATAGCAAACAAAGCAGTTAATGTTACAGCTGTAAACGCCAAACATGTCATGGACTAGACAAACTTGGAGCTGGAGCTGTGTTATTACAAACTCGCTATCATATAAACAAACTTGTACACTATAAAATACTTCATAATCAATCCATTACAAATCAAAAGTCATTTTTTATCATTAGTTGCAAGAAAGAATAATATAACTTGCTTTAAATGCgagtcaatatttattttaaacatgatttGTAGTATGAAAGCTTTGTGAATGGCCAGATGGTGAACTTGCCATACAATATCAccttcatacatgtacatgtttcttTTACAGTATAGGAAACCAACACTGCAATTGATGTGCAGATATGGGGCAAAAACTGTACTAAGAACACATTGAATGCGATGATCGACAATATAGGCATGTACATTTATTATatggtaaattcagaaattaatattGATGTTCAGGAATGTTGCTATTGACATTTAAAAAGCTTGAGCAATGTTATATGAAATGCACAATTCTAAAGCAAATTTACTAACTAATTCCTTATaggtcattgatatatattttttcattagttACATGTATGCAATTGCAACGAAGACAAATtacttgtttaatttttacttcTCTTGATATATACAGCtatcattttaaacatttgtagtATGAAAGCTTTGTGAATGGCCAGATTATGAACTTGCCATACAATATTATCACCTTCATACATGTTTCTTTTACAGTATAGGAAACCAACACTGCAATTAATGTGCAGATATGGGGCAAAAACTGTACTATGCGCATCGTAATATTCATTAATTGTATtggaaattcagaaattattattgCTTCAAATGGAACAATGCTATTGAAATTATAAAGTTGAAATgtgttcaaatatttcaaaaatgtttccCTGTTTACTATGTTGGTGGTCTGGGCGAGTCACAAACAATACAGCAAAAAGGGTATTGCTTTAACAGCTTAGAAACGCCAAACTTGTTACCGACAACACAAATTTGGAGCTGGAACTGTTTTTAATGGGGCCATTtgaattttgtatcaattttctACACCACATTGGCACAATATTACTTATGTAAAGATGTGGGATATATGTCAACAAGACAACAATCAagcgttttttttattttattaaccaTTTAACAGACAACTAAGGGTCAAACGACTTCCGCAACAGTAAGCAACCTATTTGGTAGTCATGTATTGTTACTTGTAGATTGTCCATACTCAAAATTTATCTTAATTCAGTCAAATTTTTTGTCAGACTTGTCATCTTTTTGTTCATACATGTTCTTTGTATTTCCAAATCTTACAAGTTTGACAACAAAAGCTACTTATAATTTGTTTGGATTGCATTGCAAACCAAAGCCTACATTTCTTgacaaaggattttttttaaatttaattgtatCTTCTCAAACTGACAAAATGTTGCCCCGCTTTACGTGTCACTTGTCTatatgaaagacatatgatatAGCGAACAGGGCAGTTTTATATTACAGCTATAAACGCCAAACTTGTCATAGTCTGGACAAATTTGGAGCTGGAACTGTGTTAAACAAAAGTGCCAACACTCTAGATCTATTGGTACAATGTTAACACTGCACTATTGAATTAAACTTGACAAGCTTGCATTAATAACCTTAAAAAGGGACACAACAAGAACCATAGAAGTGACCTCCCCCAAATTAGTACTTGCATGTAAATCACGAGTTAGGGTAAATGTAAATTGAAccagtttcaaaacattttggttgaggcaaacttaggTCAAATAgcagaaaagaaaaatttaatttttatatttgtttagggcaCAACTCTACAATGGGAAAAGTGATgctatcaaaattcaaatttgatgcATTTTAAGGTATTTTGGTAGCCTCCCTTTTACCATTCAACATAAATATGTTCTCGAGTACGGGAGACATGTTATATTTATAGCATAGTATTCCGAGTTAGACAAATAAACTTTCGAACGCGTAGCGTGAGAAGTTTATTTGGCTAACGAGGAAGGCGTTGCTATAAATGATTTGTGACATGAATGACACGCCCATGACAGTCCGTGCAAAAAAAATCACGTTTGGCGCGAAAATCTATCAAAGCGCATGATTCTGAAGGAAGCGATGATGGCAGACGCATTCTCTCTACCCTTAGAGTCTCTACCAGATTGgcttgaaattgaaaatgtagaTACGGATGATTTGGTTCTCTCTCAGgtgtgtattatttt includes these proteins:
- the LOC134686870 gene encoding large ribosomal subunit protein uL1-like, giving the protein MSKISRDNLYEAIATVLKDSNDKKRKFTQSIELQIALKNYDPQKDKRFSGTVKLKHIPRPKMKICILGDQVHCDQAKANDLPSMDTDSLKKLNKDKKLVKKLAKRYDGFLASDSIIKTIPRLLGPGLNKAGKFPIQVSHNESLVTKCEEQKATIKFQLKKVLCLAVCVGHVNMTPDELYSNISLSINFLVSLLKKNWQNVRALYIKGTMTPSQRIY